From the Halomonas meridiana genome, one window contains:
- a CDS encoding BrnA antitoxin family protein, translating to MKTRLTNKDGEVRELTDQDVKQMRPMSEVLPANLQRAIGQRGRQQAPTKVKTSIRLSPEVIEHFKAQGEGWQRRIDQALKAYIQEHSHSR from the coding sequence ATGAAAACGCGACTCACGAATAAAGACGGCGAAGTAAGAGAACTCACAGACCAGGACGTTAAGCAGATGCGCCCTATGTCTGAGGTGTTGCCCGCTAACCTACAACGCGCCATTGGTCAGCGTGGCCGCCAGCAGGCACCCACCAAGGTAAAGACCTCCATCCGCTTATCTCCGGAAGTGATCGAGCACTTCAAAGCGCAAGGGGAAGGCTGGCAACGGCGCATAGATCAGGCGCTAAAGGCGTACATTCAAGAGCACAGCCACAGCCGCTAA
- a CDS encoding BrnT family toxin encodes MIIDFDPNKSAHNEEERGLPFTAVERFDWDGALFHEDDRYDYPEQRFIGLGKIGQRVHVVCFTPIEGGIRVISLRKANTREVRRYENATHE; translated from the coding sequence ATGATAATCGACTTTGACCCGAACAAAAGCGCTCACAATGAGGAGGAGCGCGGCTTACCTTTCACGGCGGTTGAACGCTTTGATTGGGACGGCGCGCTATTCCATGAAGATGACCGCTACGACTATCCAGAACAGCGCTTCATCGGGTTGGGCAAGATCGGGCAACGGGTACACGTGGTGTGCTTTACGCCCATTGAGGGCGGCATACGGGTTATCAGCCTGAGGAAAGCCAACACACGGGAGGTAAGGCGCTATGAAAACGCGACTCACGAATAA
- a CDS encoding type II toxin-antitoxin system RelE/ParE family toxin, producing MTEITHYLTADGYDPFQAWLDATKAKDRQAAMRVLTRLNRLAAGNAGDTKTVGDGVWELRITYGPGYRVYYAKVGTRLVMLLIGGTKQRQQSDIEQAKAFLADHKRRTRHEKS from the coding sequence ATGACCGAAATTACCCACTACCTTACCGCTGATGGCTATGACCCTTTTCAAGCCTGGCTGGATGCTACAAAGGCTAAAGACCGTCAAGCCGCTATGCGGGTACTAACACGCCTTAACAGATTGGCAGCGGGTAATGCAGGCGACACCAAGACAGTAGGTGATGGGGTATGGGAGCTACGCATTACCTATGGCCCTGGCTACCGCGTTTACTACGCCAAGGTAGGGACGCGCTTGGTAATGTTGTTAATAGGTGGTACCAAGCAGCGCCAACAGTCTGACATCGAACAGGCAAAAGCGTTTTTGGCCGACCACAAGAGGAGAACACGTCATGAAAAGTCATGA
- a CDS encoding addiction module antidote protein codes for MKSHDEAVIEMLRNDPGMALDYLRTAFDELDEKGGESAFLMALRHVVEAQGGMALVAERAKVSRESLYRALSPKGNPTLRTMTAVIKATGVNFHDLTHQAPAS; via the coding sequence ATGAAAAGTCATGATGAAGCAGTTATTGAGATGCTGCGCAACGATCCTGGTATGGCGCTGGATTACCTGCGCACGGCATTTGATGAACTTGACGAGAAAGGTGGAGAATCAGCCTTTCTTATGGCGTTGCGCCATGTAGTAGAGGCGCAAGGTGGTATGGCGCTGGTGGCAGAGCGCGCTAAAGTGTCACGCGAAAGCCTTTACCGGGCTTTATCCCCCAAAGGGAATCCGACACTTCGCACCATGACAGCAGTTATTAAAGCCACAGGCGTTAACTTCCACGATCTTACCCATCAAGCGCCAGCAAGCTAA
- a CDS encoding ATP-dependent endonuclease, producing the protein MYLSILKLENFRQFGQANHGLEVTFNPGVTALVGENDAGKTAVIDAIRYVLQTRDAEYLKLQLEDFHIDDSGAQTSTITLRCTLDGLSKAELGAFAEYVTYKNSVGRLHIHWSATRVQGSTLIRRWVDISVRSGENGEGPSLDAGARLLLATAYLKPLRDAEREMSPGRNSRLSQVLSSFPNIDVGNAFDTATPPASPVDAEALSIAGMGDYMRYLVNKHSAIVSAEHAINQNYLAPLSLAGRPLTSRISFGEGGTEDARLKQILERLELGLLNHASRESRGVYGLGSNNVLFMACELLLLGKEPDGLPLLLIEEPEAHLHPQRQLQLMEFLEKAAKPEDGLRPVQVVLTTHSPNLSSKIPIQNLVLMHRGHAFSLAEDQTCLGADDYRFLSRFLDVTKAGLFFAKGLLVVEGDAEAILLPALARRLEKDLTKHGVSVINVGGVGLRRYSKIMQRRDTSKGEISIPTACITDMDVMPDCAPEILELVTGPTDPKWRSTTRRWKAVRDFGANTAEQEAGMAEHRQKRMASDGQCVRTFVADHWTLEYDLAYSGLAREVHAAAYLAVNEEKVDQGKVTRAALLVEAETEFKAIETTHSTKEARCSAVYKLVKKASKTITAQHLIDLIEELFESKKLDAATLRGSLPKPLIHAIEYATSGSAIPPTGSTLTPAAMGTVAGTSAAVEESEE; encoded by the coding sequence GTGTACCTATCTATTTTGAAACTTGAAAATTTCCGCCAGTTTGGCCAGGCCAACCATGGCCTGGAGGTCACCTTCAACCCAGGTGTCACCGCGCTGGTTGGAGAAAATGATGCAGGTAAAACGGCAGTCATCGATGCGATCCGGTATGTACTGCAAACCCGTGATGCCGAATACCTGAAGCTGCAACTAGAAGATTTCCATATCGATGACAGCGGAGCTCAGACCAGCACCATTACGCTGAGGTGCACATTAGATGGTTTGAGTAAGGCCGAACTGGGTGCGTTCGCTGAGTATGTTACTTACAAGAACAGCGTAGGTCGGCTGCACATCCATTGGTCAGCCACGCGCGTCCAAGGCTCAACGCTCATCCGCAGATGGGTGGATATTTCAGTGCGTTCCGGAGAGAACGGGGAAGGGCCGTCCCTGGATGCAGGGGCTCGTCTTCTGCTCGCCACTGCGTACTTGAAACCATTACGTGATGCGGAGCGCGAGATGTCGCCAGGCCGCAATTCTCGGCTCTCTCAGGTCTTGAGCAGCTTCCCAAACATCGATGTCGGAAACGCTTTCGATACCGCCACCCCGCCTGCTAGCCCCGTTGATGCAGAAGCGTTGAGCATTGCTGGTATGGGTGACTACATGCGGTATCTGGTGAACAAGCACAGCGCTATCGTCAGCGCTGAACATGCTATCAACCAAAACTACCTGGCCCCGCTTTCTCTTGCGGGACGGCCCCTGACAAGCCGTATCAGTTTCGGCGAGGGGGGTACCGAGGATGCGAGGCTGAAACAGATCCTTGAGCGCCTAGAGCTCGGACTGCTTAATCACGCTTCGAGGGAGTCTCGTGGCGTGTATGGCCTGGGCTCGAACAATGTACTATTTATGGCCTGCGAGCTCCTCCTGCTTGGAAAAGAGCCGGACGGCCTGCCGCTGCTATTGATTGAAGAGCCTGAGGCTCACCTGCACCCGCAGCGGCAACTGCAGCTTATGGAGTTTCTTGAGAAGGCCGCGAAACCCGAGGATGGTTTGAGACCGGTACAGGTGGTTCTGACCACACACAGCCCGAATTTAAGCTCAAAGATTCCGATCCAGAATCTTGTGCTCATGCATCGAGGGCACGCGTTCTCCCTGGCTGAAGACCAGACCTGCTTGGGCGCCGATGACTATCGGTTCCTGAGTCGATTCCTAGATGTCACGAAAGCAGGATTGTTCTTCGCCAAAGGGCTGTTGGTGGTGGAAGGCGATGCTGAAGCGATCCTTCTGCCAGCCCTTGCACGTAGGCTTGAAAAAGACCTGACCAAGCATGGTGTGTCGGTGATCAATGTGGGCGGCGTAGGGTTGCGGCGCTACTCCAAGATCATGCAGCGTCGAGATACGAGCAAGGGTGAAATCTCCATTCCTACGGCGTGTATTACCGACATGGATGTCATGCCTGACTGCGCGCCTGAGATTCTCGAATTGGTAACGGGGCCGACTGATCCCAAGTGGAGAAGTACTACCCGCCGCTGGAAGGCTGTGCGCGATTTCGGCGCGAATACTGCAGAGCAAGAAGCCGGTATGGCTGAGCACCGCCAGAAACGGATGGCAAGCGACGGGCAATGCGTTCGAACCTTTGTTGCCGACCACTGGACGCTCGAATATGACCTGGCCTATTCCGGTCTTGCACGGGAAGTGCACGCAGCGGCTTACCTCGCGGTCAACGAGGAAAAGGTTGATCAGGGAAAAGTGACTAGAGCAGCTCTTTTAGTTGAAGCTGAAACCGAATTCAAGGCCATCGAGACTACCCACTCCACCAAGGAGGCTAGGTGTTCCGCTGTCTACAAGCTGGTCAAGAAAGCCTCCAAAACCATCACTGCCCAGCACCTGATCGACCTGATAGAAGAGCTTTTCGAGTCTAAGAAGCTAGATGCGGCAACTCTGCGCGGCTCGCTACCTAAGCCTCTGATTCACGCGATCGAATACGCCACTAGTGGCTCAGCTATACCGCCGACGGGGTCTACGCTCACACCGGCTGCCATGGGCACGGTAGCCGGGACCTCCGCGGCAGTTGAGGAGAGCGAGGAATGA
- a CDS encoding UvrD-helicase domain-containing protein, whose product MNLAQLIDPITDGDVEWVTKLMKLEALDEPRRSFLKSMSTLDVSACPGSGKTTLVVAKLAILARHWKSRTQGICVLSHTNAAREEIEHRLGGSEIGQRLLRYPHYIDTIHGFTGRFLASPWLRSQGIPLTAIDDELTHAARRKALKPREYAGMKKTFESAFIKVESLRLRTVDFDNPLTGLSLKFGTHTDTYKNACKAMAHAAKTGHFCFDEVFVLADALLVKEPEVASALRSRFPCVLIDEMQDTRYQQANILSKVFPRQDPDVCVIRAGDPNQEIFDVTVEIPEPFPDQSSTMEIASSFRFNQSIASIANPFAYLPITGGLVGLRQSGANQPAPNTIIVFPDDDVSNVLDAYGQLLIQHLPADVRTSGVYAIGAVHRLENDKPEHYPKALEHYWAPYQSEVNKPSFKPRTFSEGVHIARRYVARDATAALGVELIASCLLTLVRLAFPRDAIVARSRSHQCVEQHLAGRAGVVAAYRGWLERLLFSPAGITQAEWDAAVASGLMDLAANLVFSDQRMAAADAKAYLAWSTAPLVEDPGGNGGALLNTYRFETGSENVNIRLSSIHAEKGKTHAATLILETYNRTHFVKKLLPWLEGKASAAQRPNETAKKSMMLMYVAMTRPTHMLCLAMRKSSMGEGKAEIKRRTALQQAGWSIIDI is encoded by the coding sequence ATGAACTTGGCCCAGCTCATCGATCCGATAACCGATGGCGATGTGGAGTGGGTCACCAAGCTCATGAAGCTGGAGGCGTTGGACGAGCCTCGACGCAGCTTCCTGAAATCAATGAGCACACTGGACGTCTCTGCTTGCCCTGGTAGCGGCAAGACCACATTGGTGGTGGCCAAGCTGGCTATCCTCGCTCGTCATTGGAAGAGTCGAACTCAGGGTATCTGCGTCCTTTCACATACCAACGCAGCTCGGGAGGAAATTGAGCATCGCTTGGGAGGCTCGGAGATTGGGCAGCGTCTACTTCGCTACCCACATTACATCGATACCATCCATGGCTTCACTGGGCGATTCCTTGCTTCACCGTGGCTGCGCTCGCAGGGTATTCCACTCACTGCCATCGACGATGAACTTACGCATGCCGCCCGCCGGAAAGCACTGAAACCCCGAGAATACGCGGGCATGAAGAAAACGTTCGAATCAGCGTTTATCAAAGTGGAAAGTTTGCGCTTAAGAACTGTCGATTTCGACAACCCGCTAACCGGTTTGAGTTTGAAATTCGGGACTCATACGGACACCTACAAAAATGCCTGCAAAGCGATGGCTCATGCAGCCAAGACAGGGCATTTTTGCTTCGATGAAGTGTTCGTCTTGGCTGATGCGCTGCTGGTTAAGGAACCTGAGGTGGCGAGCGCTTTGCGATCGCGCTTTCCCTGCGTTTTGATCGATGAGATGCAAGATACGCGGTACCAGCAGGCCAACATCTTGAGCAAGGTTTTCCCGCGTCAGGATCCAGATGTTTGTGTCATCAGGGCTGGGGATCCCAACCAGGAAATCTTCGATGTGACGGTGGAGATACCAGAGCCGTTCCCTGATCAATCGAGCACCATGGAAATCGCTAGTAGCTTCCGCTTCAATCAGTCGATCGCGTCCATCGCCAACCCCTTTGCCTACCTGCCAATCACTGGCGGCCTGGTAGGATTACGGCAGAGTGGTGCAAACCAGCCTGCTCCTAACACCATCATCGTCTTCCCTGATGACGACGTGAGTAATGTCCTAGATGCCTATGGGCAGCTGTTGATCCAGCACCTACCTGCAGATGTCCGGACATCAGGTGTCTATGCGATTGGAGCGGTACATCGACTGGAGAATGACAAGCCAGAGCACTACCCCAAAGCGCTTGAGCATTACTGGGCTCCGTATCAGTCAGAGGTTAATAAGCCTTCGTTCAAGCCGCGTACGTTTTCAGAGGGTGTGCACATCGCTCGTCGCTATGTTGCTAGGGATGCAACTGCGGCTCTAGGCGTGGAACTGATAGCGTCCTGCCTGTTAACCCTGGTGCGCCTGGCGTTTCCCAGGGACGCGATTGTGGCCAGATCTCGCAGTCATCAATGCGTCGAACAGCATCTTGCCGGTCGTGCTGGAGTGGTCGCCGCTTATCGCGGATGGCTCGAACGGCTGTTGTTCAGCCCCGCTGGTATTACCCAGGCGGAATGGGATGCAGCGGTTGCCTCAGGCTTGATGGATCTTGCTGCGAATTTGGTCTTTTCTGATCAACGGATGGCAGCAGCGGATGCTAAAGCCTATCTCGCTTGGTCAACTGCCCCTCTGGTAGAAGACCCAGGTGGCAACGGTGGTGCGCTGCTCAACACGTACAGGTTTGAGACCGGTTCTGAGAACGTGAACATCCGCTTGTCTTCGATTCACGCCGAGAAGGGTAAAACGCATGCTGCCACCCTGATTCTGGAAACGTACAACCGCACTCACTTCGTCAAAAAGCTCTTGCCGTGGCTTGAAGGCAAAGCCTCAGCTGCGCAGCGCCCGAACGAGACGGCGAAGAAGAGCATGATGCTCATGTACGTGGCGATGACCAGGCCGACTCACATGCTCTGTCTGGCCATGCGCAAAAGCTCGATGGGTGAGGGTAAAGCCGAGATCAAGAGGAGGACAGCACTGCAGCAGGCAGGCTGGTCAATTATCGACATTTGA